The Pseudanabaena sp. ABRG5-3 genome includes the window CCAATGTCTTAATCCTTGACGAACCGACCAATGATCTTGATGTCCAAACTCTCGCAGTTTTAGAGGAATATCTCGAAGACTTTAACGGCTGCGTAATTGTGGTTTCCCACGATCGCTATTTTCTAGATCGGACAGTCGATATGGTGTTCTCCTTCGAGGCTGCTGGCGAAGTACGCCTATACCCTGGCAATTATTCTGTTTACTTAGATTATAAAAAAGACGAAGCGGAGCAGGAAAGCAATAATAACATCAAAGATCAGGGCAATAAAGTGTCAAGGGATCAAAAAATTACCAATCCAGAACCAACTGCTCCTGACATCTCCAAGCCCAAAACTGAAATCCGCAAGCCCACAAAAGTTTCCTACAAAGAGAAACGTGAGTATGAAGAACTTGAGGTGAAAATTCCCCAAATGGAAGCTGAAAAAGCACAAATCGAGAAGAAACTTTATCATAATCCCCCCAATGGACATCTAGAACTCCAGAAGCTATCCGATCGCTTAGCAGAACTGACTGAGGCGATCGATAAATCCACTGAGCGTTGGCTAGAACTGGCTGAGCGAGTTTAGGTAAAAGCAAAGAAAGGTAGCGCAGGCATCAGTCCACTACCTTTCTTTGCTTTTTGGTTGTTAGTCAAGAAAAAGTAATGAAGATCAATCAACTATCTACCGTAACTGTATCTAATAACTCAAAGTGGAACCTAGCCAAATTTGGGATAGAACTTAACGATCCCCATTGGTGGGCACAGATACTCTGCATCGCTTGCACATATTTTGTTTCCTCTTGGGTACTATCCGTTACTATTCCTAGAATCTATGGACCTTCCCCCGTTTGGCCAGGGGCAGGATTTAATGTCGGGTTTCTGTTAGCTTGGGGGCGATCGCGTTGGCTTGGGGTCTTTTTAGGTGTACTAGTTTTCAACCTGCATCGCAACTGGTTAAAAGTGCTAATTCCCGCCCTAGGCTCAAGTACTGGTGCAACTATCGGTGCATTAATCATAGTCTCGCTAATTTTAAAATTTACAGGTACAAATCAACCCTTCTCAAAAGTCCGCCATGTAGTCATATTTGCTCTTTGCTCCATATTTAGCGGCACGATTTTCCAAACCATAACTGGAATTTGTTTCTATGTAATTAATAATCGATATGCCGTTGGCTATAACCTTCTTCAAGATCTTTTCTTGCCATGGTGGATTGGTGATTCCGTTGGCATTTTATTGTTTGGCTCCCTAACTTTGACATGGCTGCGAACGCACCCAAAGATAAATCTCAGATCTGTATTTAATTGGGAATTCATAACGGCTGTAAGCAGTCTAGTTTTTGTTGCCTATCTATCTTTTTACGAAAGCCAGCCCCTTGAATATCTACTATTACCACCATTGCTATGGTCAGCTTTTCGATTTGGGGCAAAGCTAACTACATTTCTGATTGTGCTTGTGAGTATGGCGGCTTCGGTGTCAACAGCCTATAGGTTTGGAGTTTTCTATAAGGCTGTATCCCAAGGAGATTCTCTATTATTGCTGCAAATCTTTATGAGTGTGATTGCGATGACGACGATCATTACTCTCGCAATTGTGGAGGAAAATCACAAAGCAAATCTACGCTTACAAAGATCCAATGAGGACTTAGAGCAACGAGTTTTTGACCGCACTCGCGATTTACGCCAAAGCGAAGCCAAAGCATTGGATCTAGCCGCGAAAGCTGAAGCTGCGAATCTCGCGAAAAGTGCTTTTATTGCCAATATGAGCCATGAACTGCGATCGCCCCTAAATGCAGTTATTGGTTTTTCACAGTTAATGTTAAGAACTAGTAATTTACCAATAGAACAGTATGAGAATGCGAGTATTATTTATCGTAGTGGTGATTATTTACTAACATTAATCAACAATATTCTGGATCTATCAAAAATTGAGGCAGGTAAAGCAACTCTTAATTCTCAAAATTTTGATTTATACCTTTTATTGGATGATATTGAAGATATGCTCCAGTTACGTGCAACTAATGCTGGATTGAAACTAAGTTTTGAACGAGATTATGATGTACCTCGATACATTTATACAGATGAAATTAAGCTTCGCCAAGTCTTAATTAATTTGATTGGTAATGCACTTAAATTCACTAAAGTAGGTGGGGTTTTTGTCTACATCACTAAGTTAAGTAGTAACTCAAGCAAAGATAGCATTTTAAATTTTAGTGTTCGTGATACTGGGGTAGGGATTGCGGAAGAAGAATTATCTGAGCTATTTTTTTCCTTCTCGCAGGCTCAAGCAGGTCGAGAAAAACAAGAAGGCACAGGTTTAGGTTTAGCAATCAGCCGCAAATTCGTGCAGCTAATGGGTGGTGATATTAATGTTGCTAGCAAAGTTGGGGAAGGTACAACTTTCCAATTTCAAATTCATGTCCAAATTGGCAAAGAACCAATCAATGGCGATACTCAGAAAAAACGTGCATTATCCCTTGCCCCTAATCAGCCTACTTATAGAATTTTAGTAGTTGATGATAAACCAATTAACTGTCAACTATTGCTTAAACTACTAATTCCTATGGGTTTTGAGGTCAAAGAAGCTAGCAATGGGCAAGAGGCGATCGCAGTCTGGGATACATGGGAACCACACCTCATCTGGATGGATATGCGAATGCCTGTGATGGATGGCTATGAGGCAACTAAATATATTAAATCCACAACCAAAGGTAATGCCACCGCCATAATCGCCCTTACAGCAAGTGTTTTAGAAGAAGAAAAAGCCGTTGTCCTTTCCACGGGATGTGATGACTTTCTGCGTAAGCCATTTAATGAACAAAGTATTTTTGATACACTTGCCAAACATCTTGGAGTCAAATATATATACGAGAAAAGTCCTAATTATGCCTCTGACATAGATATTTGCGTAGAAACTCCACTAACATCTGATAATTTAAAAGTTATGCCCAATAAATGGCTAAACCAACTATGTAACGCAGCTCTCGAAGCTGACAAAAGCTCAGTAATGAAACTAATTGGAGAAATCCCAGAAAATGAAACTGTTTTAGTGAGATCTCTAAGCAAGCTTGCTCGTAATTTCCAATTTGAGAAATTAATCGATTTAGTTGAACCACTATTATCCTAAACTTATTAATTCATGAGCTACAATCCTTCACTTGAAATCACGGGCAATATTCTCTTAGTAGATGATCTTCCTGAAAACTTACAACTATTGAGTGATTTATTGACCACACTTGGTTACAGTATTCGCAGCGTTACGAGTGGACGCATGGCGCTAAAAACCGCCAAGGTAAAACGCCCAGACTTGATCCTTTTAGATATCAAAATGCCAGACATGGATGGATATCAAGTTTGTCAAGCCTTTAAAGCTGACGAAGATTTAAGAGATATACCCATAATTTTTATTAGCGCTCTTGATGATGTCTTCGATAAAGTAAAAGCTTTTTGGTCAGGTGGAGTTGATTATATTGCCAAGCCTTTTCAGAGTGAAGAAGTGGTAGTAAGACTAGAAAACCAGTTAACAATTCAACGGCAAAAGCAAGCATTGCGCGATGAAATTTCTAGACGCAAAGAAACTGAAGAAATGTTATATCAGTCTAGAGCATTACTCACAAGTGTCATCAATAGCGTAACCGATGGTATTGCCGCAGTTCAGGCTGTACGTGATCCCACCACAGGGGACATCATAGATTTCCGTTGTCTTGTAGTAAATCATGTCATTGCAAAACTATTTGATCGCTGTCGCGAAGATTTAATTGGCAAATTAGTGCTAAGAAAGTTTCTCGAGCGAGTCAAGCCTGAGCTATTTCAACAATTAGTTGAGGTAGTAGAAACAGGTCGGACTTTGGATACAAAAATCTCTTATTCTTCAGAAAACAATAGTTTCTATCAATTAATAGCTGTTAAGTTAGGTGATGGCTTTACGATCACTTTAAGAAATATTCTTAGTTAATATCTGATGTTACGTGGAAGTTTCTAAAGTAGGGGCGGTTTTTGCATATAGATCTTACTTTAAGCCCAGAATTATCAACTAAACCCGCCCCTACTTTGCACATGATTACCTTATGGAGTGATGGTTCCACGTAACATCAGTTAATATCAATTTACTATAGCAATCTTAAATAAACTTGAGGGGCGCTTTGCGCCCCTCAAACTTACTTTGGTTTACCAACGGAATAGTTAATTGCATAGCTCCAACTGAGCAACCGCAGCCACATACGAGGATTAGTAGGTTCTATCCATGCTTGACAACTGCGTATTAGCTGAGGCATCCATCCGCCCAAAATCGCATTAGCAAAGGAATTACGGGTAAAGGCTCCATAGCTAGATAGCCATTTCAGTAAGTCCTGTATCCCAGCCATTTCCAAAATCCAAAGCACTAATTTCGGATTTTTAAAGGCAGCAATGAGGGCAAGGCGGTTAAACATTAACCAATTGAGGCGATCTTTGATAAAGCGATCGCTAACGGGTTGCGGCTCTTCGGCAAGCAATCCAAAGAAAGTATTTAACATCGAATTCACTCGCTCAGGAGGCAAATGCATTCCCGTCGGAACCATCATTCCCTTAGAAAAGAGCCATGTGACCGCAATATTACTTTGATAGGCATTAATCTGGCTAAGATCATCGGCTTTTAATAAATCATGCTTGAGAGCCGTATCAAGCAAAATTGCGAGACGGGGCAAATTGCGAACGAGGGAACCAAAGCCCGTAAAGACTAGGGGCGATTGCAGAGAGGCGGCATCACCGATCGCTAAAATCCGATCAAAGGAACATTTTTTAGAATCCTCATTGAGGCTGTAATGTCCCGTAATATAGCCAAAAGTCGCCTTCTTCCAAGTTAATTTCTCCATATCACAACGCCGATATTCAGGCAAAATCGTGAAGAAGTCCTCATACATTTCCAGTAGCGACCCCGGATTTTCAGGATGGACTTGGTGATAATGGAACAGATAAATCGTTAGTTCATCTTTTTCTGCGGGAAATAGTTCCCAAATCAATTGTCTACCCCGCGAAATATCACCATGACTAAACAGAACATCCCCATATTGGGAATCCCATACATGTTTATCAAAACCTTCTAACACTGCACCCACGGTGGGACATACGCTATCAAAGGCTTGCCCTGCATTAATTTGCTGCGCGATCGCTGAAGCCGATCCCATCGCATCAATTACTAAGCGCGAATTCAAAATTACCTCGGCATCCGTTTCTAAATTCTTAGCAAAGATCGTCGCACCATTTTCACCAATAACGACCTTTTGAAATTCAGTGCGATCACAAATTACAGCACCATATTGCTGTAACTTCTTACTACAGATTTCCAATAAACGATTAGTATCGATCGCAATATTTAAAACCGTAGGTGTATGCAGAACCTTCGCCTTGAGATGGGCGGGATTATTGCTATCAAAAAACTTATTAAAGCCATCGACATATTCCGCCGTAATCATCGCTTCAAATTCTTCTTTCGAGAAGAGCCCAAAATCGATGAGATTCTGAAATTCCGCGCGAGAAATATTCCATTCCCGATTCATCCGCCCAAAGGGAATACGCTCTACTAAGCAAACGCGATAGCCTAATTTCGCCATCATCGCCGCATGGATTGCACCCAATGCTCCGCCCAAATAAACGATGTCATAGATCAAGTCTGGTTTCACAGAATTAGCTTGCGAATCCTCAAAAATTACCTGTTTGGGAGTTTCAGGATTCTTAACACTTTCACGCCAACGCTTTTCCCACCAATAGACACGATTAAGGTCATATTCGCCATTGGGAATCCGTTGAAAGAATTTAACCGTAAGCGGATATTCTGCGGCTAGTGCCTCAAAAATAGACTGATTCGGGGCGATCGCAGGTGGTTGCTTAAACTCATAGGGAAAGGCAAGTCGCACCGCTTTAGTAAAATGCTCAAGAAATTCCTTTTCGCCATCCATGACCTCATCCGACCAGCGAAATATTTTGAGGTAAGTCGTGCGTTGTAATGTCCAGATAAATACTGATAATTGCGCGATCGCACCTGAACGATTTTGGCGATCGAGGATAAAGCCATGCTTAGCAACGGATTTTTTCCCAAAGGGAGGTTGATACTCATTCTGGAGCCATGTTTTCACGGCTGCAACCTGAGTCGTAGGGATCTCGATGTAAAGTAACTGCTGCATGGCTAAATCAATATCTTCAGTATTCTCATTTTGGCATATAGGCGATCGCTAGGGGATGCGTTTAAGTTTCTGGGCGCAACAATCGAGTAAAACCTTCTTGCTCAAAGTGACGATCAGTTGTTAATGCTTCAGTAATTCCTCGTTGCTTCATCAAAACAAAGCTGACTGCATCGCATAAAGAGTAAGTTTTATCCAGTCTTAAAGTTAATAGCTCAACGGCTTCTCGATGTAGCTGTTCATTTATCCAAACTGTCTCTATATCTGGGTTATCCAATAAATCAACAATGAAAGCAAGCATGAAATCACGCGGAAGTCTTCTAGCATTAGCTAAGGCTACATATTCAGCAACGATATAGCTATGTGTCAGCCGAGTTAAGGATTTTTTGTATGCGTTACAAGCTTGTGTGTGAAGAGGTTCAGTTTTGTAATGGAGGCAAAGCAACCCTGACGTATCGAGAAGCATTATTCGTCCTCATGGTTACTGGCATATTCTTTTGCTAAGTCAGCATCAATACTTTCATTGTCTAAGTTCATACCAATACCTAGATCGATTTCTCCAAAATGACGCTCAAATTTTGATATTCTGCTTTCTTTTTCTGCATCATTGGGTAAGAGTTTAAACATCTGGGCAAAGTTTTGTTCAAGAAGCTTTACAACTAAATTTTCTGGCGGAATGCCAATACTTTGTGCTTGCTGATGAAGAGCAGCAAAAAACTGGTCATTCAATTCTAAAGTCAAAGTTTGGGTCATACGGTTTGCCGCTTAGATAGAAGTTTAGTGTAATTATAGCCTCTAGAGTTCGAGCATACCTTTGTTATTGGCAGCTAATTTGTATTGCATTTATTCAGATTTACATTCCGCTTACAATATCAAATCTACAATCTCTCTAAACGTGTTATCCATTGATCGAAATGTAGACATTTTTCTCTAATTTTTACCAACCCAATTTTCTGGATTACTTGGGGAGCTAAAGTAGTTTTTAATTTGTCGTATCTAGGGATAATTTTTGCAAGTCGCTTAGAAGGGGCAGTAGTTACTCCTTGGTTAATCCATTCTGGAGATGGATAACTATTGCATTCTGTTGACAACTGATTGATTTCATTTTTGTATTCATCATATTCAGGAAAGCTTTTATATATCTCCTCTAAGTTTGTAAAAATTAAAGATTCAAATTCATGTAACTGAATATATGGAATAAAACGATTATCATTAATACTACTTGCAAAAGCAGTTTCCAAAAGCTCAACTTTACGATAAGGATCTGATAACTTATTAGCTTGCTCAAATGATGGAAATTCATTAGGCAACGCATATAAATCGAACATAGTTGTAAATCTTACATCTTGTTTACTTTGTTGCTTTAGCCATCGATTAATATCATTTTCAACTTTTGCATAATTTTCTAATCCACCTTTTTTACCTTTAGCTTTATTAGTTGTTATGCGGCAAGCAGATGTGGAAATTTGAAACTGTCCTAAATAATCAACCAAAGTGTTGTTTACAAATATTTCTTCTGTCTCCCCTTCAACAATAATGTTTAAACGAATCATCGGCTAGGTCTCCCACCGATAACATTTTTATTCCATAACTCAGATAATGAATATTCTTCTAGCCAGTCTTCTAGATCTGTTTCAACTAACCTTTTAAAAGTAGATTCTCGCTCATTTCTTTCAACAACAATAATGTCTTCTGGTCCAAAACAATCCACTAATAATGGTGATTGAGTCGCTAAAATTACTTGACAACGATTAGAAACACTATTAATTAAGCCTCCAATAATGCTAATAGCATAAGGATGTAAGCCTAACTCTGGTTCATCTAAAATTAAAACATCAGGGAGGCTGTCAGGAGGTTGCAATAAAAGTGTTACTAGAGCCATTGCTCTTAACATTCCATCCGATGCTTGATCAGGGTTAAATACTAAGTCACTCCCTTTTTCTTTCCATTGTAAAAGTACTGTTTTACTCGTAGGATTTAGTACGAAATCTGCAAAAAATGGTGCAATTTGTGAAACTGTTTCTATAATTCTTTGGTAATAACGAGGTTCTTCTGATCTGATTCTTAAAAGAAATGATGCTAAATTACCAGCATCTTCTTTAAGACATTGATTGTCATCAGCATTCCACTTTATTTTGAATCTAGAAGTAGGTGAAGTGTTAAAATTTTGTATCAGGCTAGTGTTAAAATCTTGTATCAGCCTATAAATTTTTTTTGGTGTGAACATTGTAAATTCAAGCAGCTTTGACTCTCTATGACCTGATAGTAATGTCATCCAATCTGACCAAACATTAAGATGCATGGCATCAAAACTACGATATTTCTCTTCGGCAAATACAAATGTGTCCGATGCGGCATGAGAAAGTTTAAAAGCATAGTCAAATCTATCATTTTTAAAAGCATAGTCAAATTTATCTTTACTGACTTCAAATTCAAGTTTTGATTCAATTTGAGATGTAATTTCTGCTCCATCAAATAACAAAGAATTTGCACCTCCTGATTGTGCAACAAAAAGTTGCAATTCACCTTGAGATTGCATCATCCGATTCAATAACTTAAAAAAAGAAATAAAATTAGATTTACCTGAACCATTAGCGCCAATTAAAACGTTGATGGGAGATAAATCTAAATCTAGTTCTTTAATTGATTTAAAGCCTTTAATACTGATGTGTTTAAGCATGGCGATCGCACAATTTCACACTTAGGGTTTGACAATCAAAATACCATAAGCATCAGGATTGAGATATTTGCGAACGGCGGCTTGGATGTCCTCTTTGGTGATGGATTTGATTAAATCGGGATAATTTAAGGCTGGCTCTAGCGAACCGACAATGCGATCGTAATAGCCATAGATGCCTGCGCGTTCTTTCGGTGACTCATTGCCGAAGATAAAGCGATTGCTGACTTGAGTGCGAATCTTGGCAAGCTCCTCATCAGTGACAGGTACTTCATGTAGTTGGCGAATATGCTCGCGAATCGCTTCCTCCACGATCGCTACATCCTCAACATTTAACTTGGCAAATACTTGGAAATTGCCCTGCCAACGCATTGCCGAATTACTAACAGAAATGCGATCGACGATCCGCCGATTTTCGCGCAAGTCCTGCACCATCCGCGAAGTACGTCCACTTCCGAGAATATTCGCCAGAATACTCAGAGGATAGGTTTCTGATAGCTCAGTCAAGCCAGAAACGCGCCATGTCATGCTTAATCGGGCTTGCTTGAGGCTGGTATCGGTTACTTCGCGCCGCACAATTTCTGTAAAGGGCTTTTCGGGAGTGAAAGTCTTAGACTGAGGTTTATCAGCGATCGCATCTCCTTCAAAATATTTAGCGATCACACCGATCATCTCGCTTACAGGCAAATTGCCGACCACTGCGATCGTCATATTTTGCGGCGCATACCATTTACGATGAAAAGCTTTCATCTGCTCGGAGGTAACTTTTTCGATTACATCAACGGGTCCCAACACCGCACGGCGATAGGGCAACTGCTCATAGACCAATTCGGAAATATGGCGATAAATACGGCGATCTGGATTGTCTTCACTACGGCGAATTTCCTCTAGCACCACATGGCGTTCACGCTGAAACTCCTCATCGGGAATGCTAGCCTTTAGAACTATATCCAGTTGTAAAGGCGCAAGTTTTGCGAAATCTTTAGGCGCAACATTGATATAAAAATGCGTGTAGTCCTGACTGGTTGCCGCATTGGTATTACCGCCGTGTGATTCGATCGCCTGTTCAAATTCTCCCAAAGCAAGGCGATCGCTACCCTTGAAAACCATATGTTCAAGGAAATGCGCCATTCCGTTAATGTCATCGCTCTCTACGGCAGAGCCAACATCAACCCAAATACTCAGGTTGACTGCATCCACAGGAATCTGTTCGGCAATAATCTTAATCCCGTTGGGCAGAATATGTTGAGTGGGCGCAGATAGCTGCGCTCTAGTAGCTAGATCATTGAGTGCATGATCGGTCACAGCTACATCTAACCGACGCGGAACGACGATCGCTGGCATGGCAAAATTAGGGTTTTACTAAATTTTTTAAATAAAAAGCAGAATCGAGCGAAATTAAGTTTTTTATATCAGGGTTTTAGTATCAGGATGGGCGACACTAAGTGCCGTCCATCCTGATACTAATTTAAAGTTATACCAATTTAGGGAGGTGTTGTTACAACCTCCTCAAATCAAGTTCTTGTTAGCTGAATTAAAAAAATACACATCGACAGAATTTGCGAGGCAAAACCGTTCGATATTTACAATCTTTCTAGTTCCTGCAATTTGTAATAAGCTTCTCGCAGGGGCAAGCTTGTATTATCTCCTAGCATAGCAGCAAAATCATAGGACTCTTGGTACGCAGCGCGTGCTTTTGGCAGATTTCCAAAAGATAGGTACAAATCACCTAGATATCGCTGCACGATCGAGGCGGTTTCGCGATCACCCATTACCAAAGCCAAGCTAGATCGGTTTTGCAATAGCTCTTCAATGCGATAGAAGTTAGGCACTTCGAGATAAGCAGCAATAATGCGATCGCTAGCTACCGACATCAGTTTGTAATTGCGATGTTGGCGAGCGATCGTCAGTGCCATGCCATAGTCGGTGATGGCAGCTTTGTAGTTGTCCAAAGCCATCAAACTATCGCCACTATTGACGTATGTATAGCCTTCTCCGATCGCTTCACGGATGGGATGCACTTTAATCGATGCGTAATATTGTTTGAGAGCTTCTAAATGATTGCCATAGCGCTCTGCAATTAAACCTTTGTTATTTAAAGCGATCGCTGTATTCAGCCCTTGCTCGTTTTGGGTAGATAGCTCAAGGGTTGCCTTGTTTAGTTTTGAGGCAGATTCTAACTTGCCTTGAGCAATCTCAAAACTTACTAAGTTATTCGAGCTTTCGAGCTTTGCCCCATTATCTTGCAAAGTATTGGCATAGCCGATGCGCTGACGACTGGTATCTTGAGCCGCATTGCTTGCCCCCAGTAATTCATAGGCATCACTCACTCGCGCCAGAGTATAGGAAATTGCGGCTTGGTCATTAACGCGCCGATAGTAACCGATCGCATAGAGCCAAGTTTTAATTGCTTCTCGGGGTTTGCCGTCCTTAAGTTGCGTATAGCCAACATCCAACAAGCGATCGGCTTCATCTCGTACCGCCCGATTTTCGGGATTGATCGTTACTTGTTGTGACTGCATTGGCATTGGCACTACGATCGCCCCAACAAAGGCTGCCAAAATCGTCGCCCCAATGTTAGCAACCGACATTTTCTGACGCTTTCTATACATATCCCTACATCCTCACCAATAAGGTGGACATATTGTAGCGACATAAAAGCAGTTTTTTCTAGAAGTTTTCTGACTTTTTATGACATAACTCACATGGATGAGTAGCGCTTCGCGCTACTCATCCATGTAATAAGGCTTTGGTATAATTTAGGCTAAGCATTTTGAGGAAATCTATGATTACACTCACACAGCCAAGATCTGATTCAGAAATATCCCAAGAAACGAATCTAGAACTAAATTTTGACCAGTTTTTGGCGCAATGTCCTGAAGATGGTCGCTATGAATTAGTGGACGGCAAAATGGTAAAAATCTTAGCAACCAGAATTCATTACGATGTTGCTTGGCTAATTTTGAAAAGCTTTGACCGAGAGATTGACCGTTTAAATTTAAACTACGTGGTTAATGACGTGGCGGCAGTTTTAACCACAAATAAGAAAGGTAAAGAACAGGGCAGACATCCAGATGTCAGCGTAATTAATCGCGATCTGTGGCGTAGCGATCGCCTTGATCATCGGGGTATTCGAGAACCAATTCAGCTTGCCGTTGAGGTGGTGTCAACGAATTGGGAAGATGACTATATTGACAAGCTTGATGAATACGAGCGTTTAGGCATCCCTGAATATTGGATTGTGGATTATTTAGCGATCGGTTCGCGCAACTATTTGGGAGAACCAAAACTTCCTTCTGTGCTGATATTTACCCTAGATGCTGAAAGGAAATATCAAATGACCAGATTTCAAAATAGCGATCGCCTAATTTCCGCAACATTTCCAGAATTAAATCTCACCGTCGAGCAGATTATGGCGGCTTAAATCTAATGAGTGGCGACGCTTCGAGCTGTCCCCATTAAGTCACGCTCAAAACCAATCCCTTGAGATAAGCACCTTCAGGATGAAAAATACTTGTAGGATGATCGGGGGGATGATTAAGATGATCCAAAATGCGAATAGTCCGACCCGACTCGATCGCCGCCGCCGTCACTGCTCCTGTGAAATTCTCCACATTCACCACCTGCGAACAGGAAAAAGTAAAGAGCAATCCACCACTTTTTAGCTTAGACATCGCCTGTAAATTTAAGCGCTTGTATGCCTGCATAGCTGAATGTCTCGCGGATAAACTTTTGGCAAAAGCGGGAGGGTCAAGCACGATCGCCTCATAATCAGAGTCGCATTGCTTTAAAAAATCAAAGACATCACCTGTAAAGGATTTGTGAATAGCTTGGCGATCGCGATCAAAATTTGCAGCAATATTGCGCTCAGTCCATTCCATCGCCTTCGCTGAACTATCAATCGAATGTACTTCCTTTGCGCCTGCCGCCACTGCATAAACCGAGAAACCACCCGAATAGCAGAAGGTATTTAAAACCTTTTTACTAGTCGCATACTTCCCAAACATTCGTCGATTTTCTCTTTGATCTAAGAAAAATCCTGTTTTCTGACCTTTTTCCCAATCGACAATAAAGCGATGTCCATATTCCAAAACTTCCGCACTATCAACAGATTTTTCGCCAATCAATAAACCATCCTGAGACTGGGTTTGTGATTTGCGCGAAAGCGTCGCCGAGCTTTTGTCATATACAGCAACTAAGCGATCGCCATAGATATCCTTCAAGATTTCCGCAATGTCCTGACGATAGCGATAGGTTCCTAACGAATGACACTGCAAAACCGCCGTATCACCATACACATCAATAATTAATCCTGCTAAGCCATCCCCTTCGGAATTAATCAACCGATAGCAATTAGTTTCAGGATTATCGATTAAGCCTAATTGTTGTCTTAAAAAAAAAGCTTGCTTCAGGCGATCGCGCAA containing:
- a CDS encoding NAD(P)/FAD-dependent oxidoreductase; this translates as MQQLLYIEIPTTQVAAVKTWLQNEYQPPFGKKSVAKHGFILDRQNRSGAIAQLSVFIWTLQRTTYLKIFRWSDEVMDGEKEFLEHFTKAVRLAFPYEFKQPPAIAPNQSIFEALAAEYPLTVKFFQRIPNGEYDLNRVYWWEKRWRESVKNPETPKQVIFEDSQANSVKPDLIYDIVYLGGALGAIHAAMMAKLGYRVCLVERIPFGRMNREWNISRAEFQNLIDFGLFSKEEFEAMITAEYVDGFNKFFDSNNPAHLKAKVLHTPTVLNIAIDTNRLLEICSKKLQQYGAVICDRTEFQKVVIGENGATIFAKNLETDAEVILNSRLVIDAMGSASAIAQQINAGQAFDSVCPTVGAVLEGFDKHVWDSQYGDVLFSHGDISRGRQLIWELFPAEKDELTIYLFHYHQVHPENPGSLLEMYEDFFTILPEYRRCDMEKLTWKKATFGYITGHYSLNEDSKKCSFDRILAIGDAASLQSPLVFTGFGSLVRNLPRLAILLDTALKHDLLKADDLSQINAYQSNIAVTWLFSKGMMVPTGMHLPPERVNSMLNTFFGLLAEEPQPVSDRFIKDRLNWLMFNRLALIAAFKNPKLVLWILEMAGIQDLLKWLSSYGAFTRNSFANAILGGWMPQLIRSCQAWIEPTNPRMWLRLLSWSYAINYSVGKPK
- a CDS encoding response regulator, which produces MSYNPSLEITGNILLVDDLPENLQLLSDLLTTLGYSIRSVTSGRMALKTAKVKRPDLILLDIKMPDMDGYQVCQAFKADEDLRDIPIIFISALDDVFDKVKAFWSGGVDYIAKPFQSEEVVVRLENQLTIQRQKQALRDEISRRKETEEMLYQSRALLTSVINSVTDGIAAVQAVRDPTTGDIIDFRCLVVNHVIAKLFDRCREDLIGKLVLRKFLERVKPELFQQLVEVVETGRTLDTKISYSSENNSFYQLIAVKLGDGFTITLRNILS
- a CDS encoding AAA family ATPase translates to MLKHISIKGFKSIKELDLDLSPINVLIGANGSGKSNFISFFKLLNRMMQSQGELQLFVAQSGGANSLLFDGAEITSQIESKLEFEVSKDKFDYAFKNDRFDYAFKLSHAASDTFVFAEEKYRSFDAMHLNVWSDWMTLLSGHRESKLLEFTMFTPKKIYRLIQDFNTSLIQNFNTSPTSRFKIKWNADDNQCLKEDAGNLASFLLRIRSEEPRYYQRIIETVSQIAPFFADFVLNPTSKTVLLQWKEKGSDLVFNPDQASDGMLRAMALVTLLLQPPDSLPDVLILDEPELGLHPYAISIIGGLINSVSNRCQVILATQSPLLVDCFGPEDIIVVERNERESTFKRLVETDLEDWLEEYSLSELWNKNVIGGRPSR
- a CDS encoding ATP-binding protein; this translates as MKINQLSTVTVSNNSKWNLAKFGIELNDPHWWAQILCIACTYFVSSWVLSVTIPRIYGPSPVWPGAGFNVGFLLAWGRSRWLGVFLGVLVFNLHRNWLKVLIPALGSSTGATIGALIIVSLILKFTGTNQPFSKVRHVVIFALCSIFSGTIFQTITGICFYVINNRYAVGYNLLQDLFLPWWIGDSVGILLFGSLTLTWLRTHPKINLRSVFNWEFITAVSSLVFVAYLSFYESQPLEYLLLPPLLWSAFRFGAKLTTFLIVLVSMAASVSTAYRFGVFYKAVSQGDSLLLLQIFMSVIAMTTIITLAIVEENHKANLRLQRSNEDLEQRVFDRTRDLRQSEAKALDLAAKAEAANLAKSAFIANMSHELRSPLNAVIGFSQLMLRTSNLPIEQYENASIIYRSGDYLLTLINNILDLSKIEAGKATLNSQNFDLYLLLDDIEDMLQLRATNAGLKLSFERDYDVPRYIYTDEIKLRQVLINLIGNALKFTKVGGVFVYITKLSSNSSKDSILNFSVRDTGVGIAEEELSELFFSFSQAQAGREKQEGTGLGLAISRKFVQLMGGDINVASKVGEGTTFQFQIHVQIGKEPINGDTQKKRALSLAPNQPTYRILVVDDKPINCQLLLKLLIPMGFEVKEASNGQEAIAVWDTWEPHLIWMDMRMPVMDGYEATKYIKSTTKGNATAIIALTASVLEEEKAVVLSTGCDDFLRKPFNEQSIFDTLAKHLGVKYIYEKSPNYASDIDICVETPLTSDNLKVMPNKWLNQLCNAALEADKSSVMKLIGEIPENETVLVRSLSKLARNFQFEKLIDLVEPLLS
- a CDS encoding DUF4276 family protein: MIRLNIIVEGETEEIFVNNTLVDYLGQFQISTSACRITTNKAKGKKGGLENYAKVENDINRWLKQQSKQDVRFTTMFDLYALPNEFPSFEQANKLSDPYRKVELLETAFASSINDNRFIPYIQLHEFESLIFTNLEEIYKSFPEYDEYKNEINQLSTECNSYPSPEWINQGVTTAPSKRLAKIIPRYDKLKTTLAPQVIQKIGLVKIREKCLHFDQWITRLERL
- a CDS encoding type II toxin-antitoxin system VapC family toxin, with protein sequence MLLDTSGLLCLHYKTEPLHTQACNAYKKSLTRLTHSYIVAEYVALANARRLPRDFMLAFIVDLLDNPDIETVWINEQLHREAVELLTLRLDKTYSLCDAVSFVLMKQRGITEALTTDRHFEQEGFTRLLRPET